The window GCGTCCTTCAACGATCAAGGGGAGCTCGTGGTCGCTCCGGACGCGAAGGCTTCGGCCGGCTCCTGGAAGGCGACCGCCGGGAATCTCACGGGCACCATGCGCGGCCGCGTGGTCGTCCGGCCCCCGTATCGGGAGGATTTCGAATCCTTCTCGCTGACCGAGGATCATCCCCGCGAGGGCGTCAAGTTCGCCTACCCGCCGCTTCCCTGGATCGGCGGGCGCTTCCGCTGGGAAGTCCGCGAGAAGGACGGATCGAAAGTCCTGGCCAAGACCACCGACAACCCCTTCCTCTCGCGCGCGCTCACCTTCATCGGCCATCCCGAGGAGTCCAACTACACCCTTACCGCCGATTTCATGAGCGACGGCAACCGGCGGGGCATGGGCGAAATGGGACTCATCCACCAGCGCTACCTCATCCGCCTGAAAGGCAACGAGGACAAGATCGAGGTCAACTCCAACGTCGAGCGCCTGCGCGCTTCGGCGCCCTTCGCGCTCCTGCCCAAGGTCTGGTACCGGCTCAAAACCCGCGTGGACGTGGGGCCCGACGGCGTCGGCATGATCCGCGCGAAGGCCTGGAAGCGGGACGATCCCGAGCCGGCGGCCTGGACGATCGAAGTCCGGCACGAGAACGCCCATCGAAACGGCGTCCCGGGTCTCTACGGCTTCTCGTCCCAGCCGGCTTTCCGCGTGTACGTGGACAACATCCGCATCGATCCCAACGAGTAATTCCACGTGACGGAGCGACACATGCGTCTGACGATCGCGCTTCTGGCCGCCGCGCCCCTCCTCTCGTGCGGACCCGCGCCGGCCCCCGACCGGAACGGGCCGCCCTCCGCGTCAACGGCGCCTCGGATCGCGCCGAAGGCCGCCGAGGACCCGGGCGGAGGCGACTGGCCCCAGTGGGGACGCACGGCCTCCAAGAACATGAGCTCGCCGGCCCGCGGGCTTCCCTTCGAAATCGAGCCGGGCCAGGTGAAGCCCGACGGGACGGTGGATCTCTCGACCACCCGGAACGTCCTCTGGGCCGCCAAGATGGGCTCCCAGACGTACGGGAACCCCACCGTCGCCCGCGGCCGCGTCTTCGTCGGAACCAACAACGAAGGCCGCGGCGACCCGCGCTTCAAGGGCGACTACAGCGTCCTTCATTGCCTGGACGCCGCCACCGGCCGGATCGTCTGGTCGCTCACCGTCCCCAAGCTCGGCACCGGCAAAGTCGGGGACTGGGAGTTCCTGGGCATCTGCTCGTCGCCGACCGTGGTGGACGACCGCGTCTACCTCGTCACCAACCGCTGCGAAGTGATGTGCCTGGATTTCAACGGCCTGGCCGACGGCAACCAGGGCTTCCAGGACGAGGCGCAGTACATGGCCTACGTGGGCACGACCCCCGGAAAACCCGTCGAACTCAAGCCGACCGACGCCGACATCCTCTGGCGCTACGACATGATCGAGGAACTCGGGGTCTTCCCTCACAACATCACCTCGAGCTCGATCCTCGTGGTGGGGGATATCCTTTACTGCTCGACCTCCAACGGCGTGACTTACGACCACACGGACATCCCCTCGCCCAAGGCGCCCGCCCTCATCGCCCTCAACCGCCGCATCGCCGAGCGGCCTGGCGCCACGCCCCGCGAGATTCTCGTGGGCGAGGAGGGATCGGGCCTTTCGCGCCGCATCCTTCACGGAAACTGGACCAGTCCCTGCTGGGGAGAAGTCAACGGCAAAGGAATTCTCATCTACGGCGGCCCGGACGGATTCTGCTACGCCTTCGATCCGGTTCCCGTCAAGGACGCCGACGGCTTCGGCGTCTTCCCGGAGCTCTGGCGGTACGACTGCAACCCGCCGGACCTCCGGTACCGGAACGGCGACCCTTCCAAGCCGATCAAGTATGCCTCGCTCCGGGACGGCCCGAGCGAAATCATCGCCACGCCCGTGTTCCACGAGGGACGCGTCTACGTCGCCATCGGCCAGGATCCGGAACACCGCGGCGGACCGGGGAATCTGTCCTGCATCGACGCGGCCACCGGCCGCAAGGTGTGGGATCGGCGCATCGACCGGACGATGAGCACCTGCTCCGTGGTGGACGGCCTCGTGTATGTGGCCGACTGGAGCGGGTTCCTGTACTGCGTGGACGCCGCCACCGGCGCCCTCCAGTGGAAGTACGACACGGGCAGCGAGATCTGGTGTTCCACCCTCGTCGCCGACGGCAAGATCTATCTCGGCAACTACGACGGCGTTCTGACGGTCTTCGCGGCGGACCTCCTGAAGAAGACCGTCGCCGAACTGGGCCCGGGCCTCGAGATCCAGGTGAAGCGCGGCAAGCTCCTCTTCGACCGCGAGGGCAAGACCCTCAAGGAGGTCGCGGGCGACGACGTCCCGCGGTACGTCCGCGAGGCGCGCTTCGCGGCCTCGATCAGCTGCACCCCCGTGGTGGCTCAGGGGGTGCTCTACGTGGCCACCATGAGGCACCTTTACGCGATCAAGGAGATGAATCGATGACCGCTTCCGTCGCAGGTCCGCTCGCCGCGGCCGTCCGGAAGGCCCAGGACACGCTGGACGCTCACGTCCGGGAAATCGTCCAGTGGCACTTCTCGCCCGAAACGGGGACCCCGTTCTGGCTGGAATGGGCCCGGAAGGCGGGCTGGGATCCCCGCCGGGAGATCCGGGGCTTCGCCGATCTCGTCCGCTTCGGCCACTTCGAGGACGAATGGCTCCGGGGCGGCCCCGTGCGCCGCTGGGTTCCGAAGGCCTACGCGAACCGGCCGATCTACGTCTTCGAGACCGGAGGCACCACGGGCATCCCGAAGACCCGGATCAGCGTGGAGGACTTCCGGATCGATTATGAGATGTTCTCGGACACCCTTCCGGAGAAGTACTTCCCCAAGGGGGCCAACTGGCTGATGCTGGGGCCCTCCGGACCGCGCCGCCTCCGGCTGGCGGTCGAGCACCTCTGCCAGTATCGCGGAGGGATCTGCTTCTGCGTGGACCTCGATCCCCGCTGGGTCATCAAGGTCCTCAAGCGCGGGGCCGTCGAGGAGGCCAAGCGCTACATGGACCACTGCATCGACCAGGCCATGACGATCCTTTCGGCCAATCACGACATCCGCTGCATGTTCGTGACGCCGAAGCTGCTCGACGCGCTGGCGGCCCGCCTGGAAGCCGAAGGCTCCAGCATCCGCAAGGCGGGCATCACCGGCATCTTCTGCGGCGGCACCGAAATGACCGCCCAATGGGCCCGGTTCGCCATCGAGGAACTTCTCGGGCCCGAGGTCTATCTGGCCGCCTGCTACGGCAACACCCTCATGGGCCTGGCCCGCGCCAAAACCATCACGCGCGAAGAAAACTACAAGATCACCTACTACGCCCCCCAGCCTCGGGCGGTGCTCGAGGTCGTCGATTTCGACAATCCCGAGAAAATCGTCCCCTACGGCGGGACGGGCCGCGTGATGCTCACGACCCTGACCAAGGAGTTCTTCATCCCCCGCTTCCTGGAGCGCGACGAGGCGGAGCGCGAACCGCCCACGGAGGAGTTCCCCTGGGACGGCGTCAGCGGCGTGCGGCCCTACCGGGGATTCGCGGCGACGACCACGGTCGGCGTCTACTGATCGCGTATAAATAATTAGACGGGCCGGCCCGCCGGGTCCGCGTTCGGATCATCGTCGAGGGCAAACCGTGATTCACTTTCCCGTTCTTCGCTGGGGCGAGCCGTACAAGAGTCTCGACGTCGAGAAGGTCGTTCACTTCGCCACGGGGGAACCCCTGGCCGAACTCAGCCAGGCCAACGCGGGCCTCATCGAGCGGGATCTCCGCCAGGTCCGCCGCGCCCGCGAGGTCCTGCGGGAGATCCCCTGCAAGGAACTTCTCGAGCGCTGCCGGAAGGCCGCCGACCTGTTCATGAACGGCACGCTTCCCGTCGGGGACGCCGCCCAGACCCCCCGGGACTTCGTCCGCTTCCAGTCCGCCACGACGGGGCTCCCCGAGCACATGTGCCGCATGAACATGCAGAAGCTGCACTACGTGCTCACGAACCTCGAATCCATCCTCCGGTCGCTCCTTCGGGGACTCGATTTCGAGATCCTCACGCGCGGCTACGGCACCGAAGACGGCGTCCTGCGGAGTTACCAGGCGACGACCCCGGCCCTCGGCGTCGTCCTGCCCTCGAACTCCCCCGGCGTCCACGGCCTCTGGCTTCCGATCCTTCCCCTGCAGATCGGACTCGTCCTCAAGCCCGGACCCCAGGAACCCTGGACCCCCTGGCGGATGGCCCAGGCCTTCTTCCAGGCCGGCATCCCCCGTCAGGCCATCGCCATCTACCCCGGACAGGCGGAGGCGGGCGCGGCGGTGCTCTCGCACTGCCCCCGGAGCCTCATCTTCGGAAGCACCGCCACGGTGGAGCGCTACCGCGGCAACCCCAACGTCCA of the Planctomycetota bacterium genome contains:
- a CDS encoding PQQ-binding-like beta-propeller repeat protein codes for the protein MRLTIALLAAAPLLSCGPAPAPDRNGPPSASTAPRIAPKAAEDPGGGDWPQWGRTASKNMSSPARGLPFEIEPGQVKPDGTVDLSTTRNVLWAAKMGSQTYGNPTVARGRVFVGTNNEGRGDPRFKGDYSVLHCLDAATGRIVWSLTVPKLGTGKVGDWEFLGICSSPTVVDDRVYLVTNRCEVMCLDFNGLADGNQGFQDEAQYMAYVGTTPGKPVELKPTDADILWRYDMIEELGVFPHNITSSSILVVGDILYCSTSNGVTYDHTDIPSPKAPALIALNRRIAERPGATPREILVGEEGSGLSRRILHGNWTSPCWGEVNGKGILIYGGPDGFCYAFDPVPVKDADGFGVFPELWRYDCNPPDLRYRNGDPSKPIKYASLRDGPSEIIATPVFHEGRVYVAIGQDPEHRGGPGNLSCIDAATGRKVWDRRIDRTMSTCSVVDGLVYVADWSGFLYCVDAATGALQWKYDTGSEIWCSTLVADGKIYLGNYDGVLTVFAADLLKKTVAELGPGLEIQVKRGKLLFDREGKTLKEVAGDDVPRYVREARFAASISCTPVVAQGVLYVATMRHLYAIKEMNR
- a CDS encoding aldehyde dehydrogenase family protein; amino-acid sequence: MIHFPVLRWGEPYKSLDVEKVVHFATGEPLAELSQANAGLIERDLRQVRRAREVLREIPCKELLERCRKAADLFMNGTLPVGDAAQTPRDFVRFQSATTGLPEHMCRMNMQKLHYVLTNLESILRSLLRGLDFEILTRGYGTEDGVLRSYQATTPALGVVLPSNSPGVHGLWLPILPLQIGLVLKPGPQEPWTPWRMAQAFFQAGIPRQAIAIYPGQAEAGAAVLSHCPRSLIFGSTATVERYRGNPNVHVHGPGFSKILLGEDEVDRWEKYLDLMVTSIFINSGRGCINCSGIWAPRHTREIADALARRLGPVRPLPPEDPNASLAAFTVKAQAEAIEKDIEGALREPGVEDVTAKYRDGARYVPQERCAYLRPTILHSESPDAAAAHKEYMFPFATVVRCPQEQMLAKIGPTLVATAITRDEKFRRELLDARHIDRLNLGPIPTTQLNWLQPHEGNIVDFLFRNRALQTAPIENGSPGGPTEKPR